A stretch of Perognathus longimembris pacificus isolate PPM17 chromosome 1, ASM2315922v1, whole genome shotgun sequence DNA encodes these proteins:
- the Mrps2 gene encoding 28S ribosomal protein S2, mitochondrial, translated as MAASRVALSLLPRAGAPLGRRRPALLHAAAARPTRPSCRALAGAPAPAASEPRDGDLQRKLLEEPLLHSDFFRVKELFSVKSLFDARVHLGHKSGCRHRFMEPYIFGSRLDQDIIDLEQTAAHLQAALNFTAHVAYRKGIILFVSRNRQFTHLIESTARGCGEYAHARYFKGGLLTNAPLLFGPAVRLPDLIIFLHTLNNIFEPHAAVRDAAKMNIPTVGVVDTNCNPCLITYPVPGNDDSPPAVHLFCRLFQTAIRRAKDKRGQMEALYRLQGLRATEGGAGVPRSP; from the exons ATGGCGGCCTCCCGGGTCGCGCTGTCCCTGCTGCCCCGCGCGG GCGCCCCGCTCGGCCGGCGCCGGCCCGCCCTCCTCCACGCGGCCGCCGCCCGCCCCACGCGGCCGAGCTGCAGGGCGCTGGcaggcgccccggcccccgcggccAGCGAGCCCCGAGACGGCG ATCTCCAGCGCAAGCTCCTGGAGGAGCCCCTGCTCCACTCCGACTTCTTCCGCGTCAAGGAGCTGTTTTCCGTGAAGAGCCTCTTCGATGCCCGGGTGCACCTGGGGCACAAATCTGGCTGCCGGCACAG GTTTATGGAGCCGTACATCTTCGGGAGCCGCCTGGACCAGGACATCATCGACCTGGAGCAGACGGCCGCCCACCTCCAGGCGGCCTTGAACTTCACGGCCCACGTGGCCTACCGCAAGGGCATCATCCTGTTCGTGAGCCGGAACCGGCAGTTCACGCACCTGATCGAGAGCACGGCCCGGGGCTGCGGCGAGTACGCCCACGCCCGCTACTTCAAGGGCGGCTTGCTGACCAACGCCCCGCTCCTCTTCGGGCCCGCGGTCCGCCTGCCCGACCTCATCATCTTCCTGCACACGCTCAACAACATCTTCGAGCCCCACGCGGCCGTCCGGGACGCGGCCAAGATGAACATCCCCACCGTGGGCGTCGTGGACACCAACTGCAACCCGTGCCTCATCACCTACCCGGTCCCCGGGAACGACGACTCCCCCCCGGCCGTGCACCTCTTCTGCCGGCTCTTCCAGACCGCCATCCGGCGGGCCAAGGACAAGCGGGGGCAGATGGAGGCCCTGTACCGCCTGCAGGGCCTGAGGGCgacggagggcggggcgggcgtcCCCCGCTCCCCGTGA
- the Pierce1 gene encoding UPF0691 protein C9orf116 homolog, giving the protein MSGEHPQECKEIPKCAEHPPTCETPPRECKVSAPRCEEHPEECAKPVTPGAKAPEKTSDYYHVSQRLPVRFNHPACFQGYSSREAVSVYRTSNQTYGSRAPTVHEMPKEYYPTSNKFSKQQAACGMFQSNAFNVYLERSVVTGPDNYITPCDRLNFHPSYNANRPSFCD; this is encoded by the exons ATGTCGGGGGAACACCCCCAAGAGTGCAAGGAAATCCCCAAGTGTGCGGAACACCCCCCCACCTGCGAGACACCCCCCCGAGAGTGTAAGGTGAGCGCCCCCCGGTGCGAAGAACACCCCGAAGAATGCGCGAAGCCCGTGACACCCGGGGCCAAGGCCCCGGAGAAGACCAGCGACTACTACCACGTGAGCCAGCGCCTGCCAGTCAGGTTCAACCACCCCGCCTGCTTTCAGGGCTACAG CAGCCGGGAGGCCGTCTCCGTGTACCGGACGAGCAACCAGACCTACGGGAGCAGAGCGCCCACTGTGCACGAGATGCCG aaAGAATATTACCCAACTTCAAACAAGTTTTCCAAACAGCAGGCAGCGTGTGGAATGTTCCAGAGCAATGCTTTCAACGTCTACCTGGAGAGGAGCGTCGTGACGGGTCCTGACAACTATATCACCCCCTGCGACCGGCTCAACTTCCACCCTAGTTACAATGCCAACAGGCCGTCCTTCTGTGACTGA
- the Ppp1r26 gene encoding LOW QUALITY PROTEIN: protein phosphatase 1 regulatory subunit 26 (The sequence of the model RefSeq protein was modified relative to this genomic sequence to represent the inferred CDS: deleted 1 base in 1 codon) yields MFLMNAPPVAPLRSRWGPSGPPGSFRVPGLFSESRGAAARASVRASVQMIISSLQREEAAGGASHGRARAQRGRPAAGHRGRPVFATCGRAADGDPGLAPPAPDSDSDDSVDRGIEEAIQEYLRAKSGGPRPGPPEPPPRPTPPVLGPPTPAPGPAGAPGGSPGSASSEDSFEQSIRAEIEQFLHEKRRHETRKGAGPPEARADPGGRPTAAGLDGPGPRQGPAAARKEFVFRRPPRLAKANAQPEAAEPPSPRRARPAAPQPPRGRPRRGAGAPRGRRLRSAALPPEASDSSSDDGIEEAIRLYQREKTRKGAGGEPPPRAQLGGEKGATPPPPPQSPGPEARRRAPSKKKPAAPRAPDPPAKLPRDAQAPAAPAPPAGEPAEQASRRAEASAELMCAEAILDISKAVLPPRGPPLRAPAPPSRPGGDSSAVDSDDSIEQEIRTFLALKARAGRPQPAPRPPPPPAPGAQADPPDTLLPKPPERPLGCKRKRRGGGGSAPRPATPKKARDPREGAQDGSHGPTAARPPCDGQDPARQAKAGQAPARQGEAQSQPAPSGTAGPRDPRGAPGSGGLGQADEGGRVGGKQSPEDKSSSLDSDEDLDTAIKDLLRSKQKPRRKDRDPQAAGKKKVRFSTTETRFVEKLCGLPGGWAGRGPRVLRSCLSRPRGCGGAGLGPRTPRSLSGPAERTEAGGSGGRAAAPAFGARRRTPRGAAPSWDTGAGRPPPSAPGPGPLSEDSSVDSDDSIELEIRKFLAEKARECVGGSGGPVGGRAGGPAGPEAPCRKEPAPQPGIRTRSQRARGGPPPSEGGWGAERAGAEGARGGSSGGGNASAKTAPAGGRRNACAPRDQSPRGATPAAAESPCARPSGCVGTPAEAAGAAGAFRLDYGSGVPLGPGPGPQADPPLPWSDCAHQSRLSGPWVPSAEGRGSPWPGGPGGWRGKGTEGPAGGPGSRPPGPRRSLPFSSFPPRLSPQLFHFGKSTPWGGRPAGLFGPPTFPAFREGPASHGPVFGSPHLLARDGGPRPGGRARGEPGPRRRGPGSEDGGILDLRFRRRAGDGDPADPEAPGSDGSDGSDTSAEDAGGPAAVKGKALQL; encoded by the exons ATGTTCCTCATGAACGCC CCCCCGGTGGCCCCGCTCCGGTCTCGGTGGGGGCCCTCGGGCCCGCCCGGAAGCTTCCGGGTCCCCGGCCTCTTCTCGGAGTCTCGGGGGGCCGCCGCCCGCGCCTCCGTGCGCGCCAGCGTGCAGATGATCATCAGCTCCCTGCAGCGCGAGGAGGCGGCGGGGGGCGCCAGCCACGGGCGCGCGAGGGCGCAGCGGGGCCGGCCCGCGGCCGGGCACCGGGGGCGGCCCGTGTTCGCCACCTGCGGCCGGGCCGCCGACGGGGACCCCGGCCTCGCCCCCCCGGCGCCGGACTCCGACAGCGACGACTCCGTGGACAGGGGCATCGAGGAGGCCATCCAGGAGTACCTGAGGGCGAAGAGCGggggcccccggcccggccccccggagcccccgccccgccccaccccgcccgtcCTCGGCCCCCCCACGccggcgcccggcccggccggcgCCCCCGGCGGCTCCCCGGGCAGCGCGAGCAGCGAGGACTCCTTCGAGCAGAGCATCCGGGCGGAAATCGAGCAGTTCCTGCACGAGAAGAGACGGCACGAGACCCGGAAGGGCGCCGGGCCCCCCGAGGCGCGCGCGGACCCCGGCGGGCGCCCCACGGCGGCCGGACTCGACGGCCCGGGGCCCCGGCAGGGCCCGGCCGCAGCCCGCAAGGAGTTCGTGTTCCGGAGGCCTCCCAGGCTGGCGAAGGCCAACGCCCAGCCCGAGGCCGCGGAGCCCCCGAGCCCCCGCCGCGCGCGGCCCGCCGCCCCccagccgccccggggccggccgAGGAGGGGCGCCGGCGCCCCCAGGGGCCGGCGGCTCCGGAGCGCCGCCCTGCCGCCCGAGGCCTCCGACTCCAGCAGCGATGACGGCATCGAGGAGGCCATCCGGCTGTACCAGCGAGAGAAGACCAGGAAGGGGGCCGGCGGGGAGCCACCGCCCCGGGCCCAGCTCGGCGGGGAGAAGGGGGccaccccgccgccgccgccgcagagCCCGGGGCCGGAGGCCCGCCGGAGAGCCCCCAGCAAGAAGAAGCCGGCCGCCCCCAGGGCCCCCGACCCCCCCGCCAAGCTCCCGAGGGACGCCCAGGCCCCCGCGGCCCCTGCGCCCCCCGCCGGCGAGCCCGCGGAGCAGGCCTCCCGCCGAGCGGAGGCGTCCGCCGAGCTGATGTGCGCGGAAGCCATCCTGGACATCTCCAAGGCCGTCCTCCCCCCCAGgggcccgcccctccgcgccccggcccccccgtCCCGCCCCGGGGGCGACAGCAGCGCGGTGGACAGCGACGACAGCATCGAGCAGGAGATCCGGACGTTCCTGGCCCTCAAGGCCCGGGCGGGGCGCCCgcagcccgccccccgcccgccgccgccccccgcgcccggcgcccAGGCTGACCCCCCCGACACCCTTCTCCCCAAACCACCCGAGCGGCCTCTGGGCTGCAAAAGAAAGCGGAGAGGGGGAGGTGGCAGCGCCCCCAGGccggccacgcccaagaaagccAGGGACCCGAGAGAGGGCGCCCAGGACGGCAGCCACGGCCCGACGGCGGCCCGGCCTCCCTGCGACGGGCAGGACCCGGCCCGCCAGGCCAAAGCCGGCCAGGCCCCGGCCCGGCAGGGCGAGGCCCAGAGCCAGCCCGCCCCTTCCGGGACCGCCGGGCCCCGTGACCCGCgcggggctccgggctccgggggcCTCGGGCAGGCAGACGAGGGCGGCCGTGTCGGAGGGAAACAGAGCCCCGAGGACAAGAGTAGCTCCCTGGACAGTGACGAGGACCTGGACACGGCCATCAAGGACTTGCTGAGATCCAAGCAGAAGCCCCGGAGGAAGGACAGGGACCCGCAGGCCGCGGGCAAGAAGAAGGTCAGGTTCAGCACCACGGAGACGCGGTTCGTGGAGAAGCTCTGCGGGCTCCCGGGGGGCTGGGCCGGCCGGGGCCCGCGGGTGCTGCGGAGCTGCCTGTCCAGGCCCCGGGGctgcggcggggcggggctggggccacGGACCCCGCGCAGCCTCAGCGGCCCCGCAGAGAGGACCGAGGCCGGCGGCTCGGggggccgggccgcggccccggctTTCGGGGCGAGGAGGAGGACGCCCCGGGGGGCGGCGCCTTCCTGGGACACGGGAGCCGGCCgcccccctccctcagcccccggccccggccccctgtCTGAGGACAGCTCGGTGGACAGCGACGACAGCATCGAGCTGGAAATCAGGAAGTTTCTGGCAGAAAAGGCCAGGGAGTGCGTGGGCGGTTCCGGGGGGCCggtggggggccgggccgggggccccGCCGGGCCAGAGGCGCCGTGCAGGAAAGAGCCGGCGCCGCAGCCCGGAATTCGAACCCGGAGCCAGAGAGCCAGGGGGGGCCCTCCTCCGAGCGAGGGGGGCTGGGGCGCTGAGCGGGCCGGGGCGGAGGGCGCCCGGGGCGGGAGCAGCGGCGGCGGGAACGCCTCCGCCAAGACGGCCCCCGCCGGCGGCCGGAGGAACGCCTGTGCACCCCGAGACCAGAGCCCGCGGGGGGCCACGCCCGCCGCTGCCGAGAGCCCCTGCGCCCGGCCGTCGGGCTGCGTCGGAACGCCCGCCGAGGCCGCGGGCGCCGCGGGGGCCTTCCGCCTGGACTACGGCAGCGGGGTGCCGCTGGGCCCGGGGCCAGGCCCCCAGGCTGACCCGCCCCTCCCCTGGAGCGACTGTGCCCACCAGAGCAGGCTCTCCGGCCCCTGGGTGCCGAGCGCGGAAGGCCGGGGCTCCCCGTGgccggggggccccgggggctggcgggggaAGGGGACGGAGGGGCCCGCCGGGGGCCCGGGCAgccgccccccgggcccccggaGAAGCCTGCCCTTCTCCAGCTTCCCGCCCCGGCTCTCGCCGCAGCTGTTCCACTTCGGGAAGAGCACGCCGTGGgggggccggccggccggcctgtTCGGGCCCCCCACCTTCCCCGCCTTCCGAGAGGGCCCGGCCAGCCACGGCCCCGTGTTTGGGAGCCCACACCTGCTGGCGAGGGACGGCGGGCCCCGGCCCGGCGGGAGAGCCCGGGGGGAGCCGGGCCCGCGCCGCAGAGGCCCGGGCTCCGAGGACGGCGGCATCTTGGACCTGAGGTTCCGCCGCCGGGCGGGCGACGGGGACCCGGCGGACCCCGAGGCCCCGGGCAGCGACGGCAGCGACGGCAGCGACACCTCGGCGGAGGACGCCGGCGGCCCCGCGGCCGTCAAGGGCAAAGCCCTCCAGTTGTGA